The sequence below is a genomic window from Streptomyces sp. V1I1.
GTTGTAGCGGGTCTTGAGGTATTCGAGCGGCGATGCCACATGCAGCCGTGAGCGCACCCGGTTGAGCCGGGGCGCGAACACCCGGGAGCCGATGGCGATGCCGATCGCGATGGGGAAGGACCAGGTGACGTACGAGGTGACGCCGTAGGTGTACGCGATGGCCGCGTAGCCGGTGAACATCACCGCGCTGTAGCCGGACATGTGGTGCGAGATGCCCGACAGCCACCACGGCATCTTGCCGCCGGCGGTGAAGAAGTCGCTGACGTTGTCGACGCGCTTGTGCGACCAGAGTCCGATCGCGACCATCACACCGAAGTAACTGATGAGCACGGTCCAGTCGAGACTGTTCATGTGCCCCCTCCTTGGGTCCGCCTTGTGAACGTCGAAGCTCTTCGTCAGTACGTCCGATCAGCGGCGCCCCCGTGCGGGAGTGGGGACTTCGGGGATTGAACCGCCTGGCCGGGTGGCGGGTCAAGGGGATGCGCGGTCATAAATGTGAACACAGATCAGAAAGCCGAACGATTTTGCTTGTTCTTGACCTCCCCGGACGTTGTCGTGAACGTGACGGCGGCCACACGATGAGCAGGCACTTCGTCAGGCTCCGCGGACAAGGAAAGACCGCACGGGATGCGGGTCCCGTGCGGCTGGGAAAGGGTGAGGGCAACTGGCGTTACTACCGCATCAGTTCGCCGGCGTTGACCAGCAGCGACTGACCCGTGATCGCCCGGGCCCGGTCGGAGGCGAGAAAGGCCGCGGCCTCCGCGACATCTCCGTCCGTGGCCAGCTCGGGCAGCGCCATCCGCTCGGTGAGCCGCCCGAGCACCTCGTCCTCCGGTACGCCCTCGGTGTGCGCGGTGAACTGGACGTACGCCTGGACGGGCGGCCCCCACATCCAGCCCGGCAGCACGGTGTTGACCCGGATCCGGTCCGGGCCCAGCTCGCGCGCCAGCGAGTACATCGCAGAGGTCAGTGCGCCCTTGGACGCCGCGTACGCCGCCTGCCACACCTGTGAGGGCGCGGCCACCGCCGACTGCGTACCGATGATGACGATCGAGCCTCCCCGCTCTTTCAGCGCCGGCAGGCAGGCCCGGGTCATCCGCAGCGTCCCCAGCAGATTCACATCGATGACCCCCTGCCAGGTCTCGAAGTCCGCGTCCGCCAGGCCGCCGAAATAGCTGTCCCAGGCGGCGACATGGACGACGGCGTCGATCCGGCCGAACCGCTCGATGGCGACCGCGGCCAGCGCGTCGCACTGTGCCTCGTCGGTGATGTCCGTGGCCCGGTACGCACTCCGCGAGCCGTCGGGGTCGATCTCTGAGGCCGACTTGGCGAGATTCCCCTCGGTACGCGCGCCGAGGACCGCGTTGCCCCCGTCCCGTACGACGGTGGCCGCAATCTGATGGCCGAGTCCGGCCCCGACGCCGGAGACGATCACGGTCTTCCCGTTGAGCGGCATCCGCGGCCTCCCGGCTATGGCGGTTTTTCTGACGGAGCGTCAGAGTAGGTCCCTGCGCCGACGGAAGGAAGGGGAGCGGACATCGTGAGCGAGGACATGCGCAGCGAGGACACACGCAGCGAGGTGTACGCGGAGCTGGCGGGTGTCGGACCGTACGGGGTGCACCCCGGCCACGCCCTGATCACCATGGTCGAACCGCACCTCGGCCATGAGCACGCGTACAACCGCTGGTACGAGGACGACCACTACTACGCGGGCGCGATGGCGATGCCCTGGATGTACGCCGGACGGCGCTGGGTCGCCACCAAGGAGCTCCAACTGCTTCGCTACCCCGAGAAGTCGGCGGTGGCCCAGCCCGTCACCACGGGCTGCTACATCTCCACGTACTGGATCACCGAGGGCCGCTACGGCGACCATATGAAGTGGACCGTCGGCATCAACAAGCGGCTCAACCGGGACGGGCGCGTCCACCAGGACCGTACGCATGTCTTCACGGCCTTCCAGGACCACGAGGCGACCGTCTACCGGGACGGCTCGGCCGGCCCGCGCGACTACCACGCACTGGATCATCCGTACGCGGGCCTGGTGGTGGAGGTGATCGACGCCGACGGGCCCGAGCAGCGGGCCGAGCTGCTGGAGTGGCTGCGTACGAAGCATCTGCCGAAGCGGCTGGCCGGCTCCTGCGCGGCGATGGTGACGGTCTTCCGGCCGACTCCGCTGCCGGGCGACCGGATGACCTATGTGAAGCAGGTGGAGGGCGTAGACACCCGGCTGACGCTGCTGTGGTTCCTCGAGGAAGACCCGAGGCAGCATTGGGAGTCTGCGTTCGCCGGGCTCGACGCAGCGGTCGTCGAATCGGGGCTCGGGCGGGTGGAGCTGGTTGCTCCCTTCATCCCGACAGTCCCCGGCACCGACCGCTACGTCGATCAACTGCGCTGAGCCGAAGCGCGAGACGGAAGCGCGAGACGGAAGCGGGTGGGGGATGGTCGTGGGGGCATGGCCGAGCCCCCTCGGCCGGGACGGCGGACCAGTCGAGAGGGCTCTGTCAAATGGTGCTCGTGGTGCTCCGTGCTGCGTCGGTTCGCGAGGTTCCTCGGCGTGTTCCTCGGCGTCGTGCTCAGCCGAGCTTGAACGCGCCGTGGCCCACTTCGTTCACGAACGCGGTCCACGACTCGGGGACGAAGTTGATCGACGGGCCAGCGGGGACTTTGGAGTCCCGGACGGCAATGGCCTGCACGACGGGGGACTTGACCTCTACGCATGCGCCGTTTCCCGTGGAGTACGAGGACTTCGTCCAGGTATCCGTGGCGCCCTGAATGATTGCCATGTTCGCTCCGCTTCGGCAAGTGGTGTGATTTGCGCCAACGTTCTTGCTGGCGTGATCGACGCTACTCGCCGCGATGGGTGCGCGAGGCAGGCGTTCACTCGACCGGATGGCATATTCCATCCGCCTCTTCCGCCACGCCGTGGCGGGGGTGTACCGTGCGGTCCCCCTCGCCGCAGAGACCTTTCAGCGGGTGTATCAGTGTGCGTATTCCTTGGCGATGTCCGCGATGAACTGCCTCGTGTGATCGACGTTCAGGGCTTGGGCGCGCAGATGCTCGTACATGACGCTGTACTTCTGCACATCGTTGGCCTTCTCCAGGTACAGGTCGCTCGTCACGCCTTCGATGTAGACGACGCTCGAGTCGGAGGTGTCCGGGAACTCCAGGATCGCGTACTGGCCGTTGATGCCCGGATGGGCGCCCATCTCGAAGGGCAGTACCTGCACGGTGACATGCGGCAGCTGGGACAGCTCCACCAGGTGCTCCAACTGCTCGCGCATCAGCTGCTTGTCGCCTACCAGACGGCGCAGCGCCGCCTCGTCGATCACCACCCACAGCCGCAGCGGGTGCTCGGCGTCGTTGAGCCGCTCCTGGCGGCGCACGCGGACGCTGACCCGTTTCTCGACGTCGGTGGTGCCGCTCTCGGGCAGCGCGCCGGCGATCAGCGCCTCGGCGTACTGCCGGGTCTGCAACAGACCGGGGACGACCTGCGGTTCGTACACCCGCAGGCTCGCCGCGTCGGTCTCCAGGCCGATGTAGACGCTGTACGGGATGTCTCCGAAGGCGTGCCACCAGCCCTGCTGACGGGAGTCCTTGGCCATCTGCATCAACGAGTCGACTATCCGGTGGTCCTCGACCTCGTACACCCCGCACAGGTCGCGGACGTCGCGCTGACTGATCGAGCGGCGGCCGTTCTCGAGGCGGCTGATCTTCGACTGGGAGACGAGAAGGCGCTCCGCCACCTCTTCGGCCGTCATGCCCTTGAGTTCGCGGAGCCGACGCAGCTCCTGGCCCAATCGGCGTCGCCTGACGGTGGGGTTGACGTTGGACGCCACGGAAACTGCACCTCCGGCTGCGTAGCTGAGCGTATCTATTGCTCAGCAGATTGCCACCAATGGTCGTGGCTGCGCTGCCAAATGGCTACACAGGACGCACGCGCGAACGCGCGGGGCAGCGCTGTGGCTGCCCCGCGCGTCCTGTGCGGCTCCCGAACCGGGTCATGGGGACGTCGGTGCGGCGGATCTTGTGCGGTTGTTCCTGAAACGCGTGGTGCGGTTGGTGCTGGTCGTGCTGCTGCGTCAGTGCGCGGCCACGCGGGCCATGCTTCCGCGGCGTGGTTGCATCGACACGGCCGCCGTCGGCTGTCGACTGCCTGCCGGTGCGGTGGGATTACGGCGGGGCTGAGCGGCCGCACCGTTCTGAACGTCCATCACGGCGTGTGCCACGAGTCCGCCCATGGGGTCGTGCCTGATGAGATCCCGCAGACGGGACCTCGAGGAACGCCCTTCGTTCCCGGGGTAGAGGTGCTTGCCGAGTCCGACCGCGTGGGCCAGCGCGGCGAGCGCCGCGGTCCGCGGGTCCGGCGGTACGCCGGTGCGGATCGCACTGTCCAGCCGGGCCCTGATGTCCCGGCTGATCGCCGTGTCCGTCGCCTGGTAGCGAGTCGTCGGCAGTACTCCGCACATCTGGCCCGCCACGGCATGCACCATGCCGCACCGCTCCAGATGCGAGAGGTAAATCTGGCGCAGCCCCAGTCGGGGCCCGCCAATCCAGTGGACAGCCCGAACTGGACTGCCGCGTCTGCGCAGCAGTTCCAGCGCGGAGTCCAAAGTCGGATCTCCGGTCGGCCGTGGCATCACCACGGCGATACGATCCCCGTCTGGGGCTATCCGTCCTGCCAGAGCCAGCTCTACTAGCTGAGCTCCGGCCAGGCCGATGTCGAGCGACTGCGGCTGCGCTGTGGTACCCGTGGTCGGGTCCAGAGCGAGCAGCAGTAGCTCCTCCGGAAGTGTTCTGCGGCTCCTGCCCATCCATGCCTCCCCGCGTGGATGAATGACAGGGTGACCCCTCTCACATTGGTCTGTCGAGAGCGCCTGGGTGGTTTCTATGGGAACCGGCAGGTATGTCGTTCTCGTCTATGCGCGGGGGGCGTGTTCTCACACAGGACACTGGTAGATGGTTCGGACAACACGGGCTGTCGTGATGACGGCGCCCGTGCGACGTGCTTATTGCGCAACACGCACAACGCGAGACGCAAGACGTATGACTCATGAAGCAAGACGTATGACTCATGAAGGAGGCACGGTGGCGGGCGAGTCCCCCGACAAGTCGGAGCAGCGGAAGTCGTCGGGGGAGACGACTCCGGGTGAACGCGACCCGCGTCTCGCCGTGTTCCGTCAGGCATCGCCGGGGGCGACGGCTCCCGCGGTGGACCAGCCGACGGCTGTGTTCAAGCTGCCATCGTCCGAGCGGAGCGGCGGACCGGGCGCGGACCAGGACGCCGCTCCGGGCTCGCGGTCCGTCGCGGAGCCGGGCACGGAGTCGGGCTCGGTGGAGAACGACACGAGGTTGCGCGCGGTGGCGGCGTGGGTGGCGAGCGCGGACGGGGACGCGGACGCGGACGCGTCTGGCGACGCGGATTCGGATGCGGGTGCGTCTGGCGACGCGGGATCGGGCGATCCTGACGCGCGTGAGGACGCGCCTGCGGGCGCCGAAGAGGCGGACGCGGGCGAGCAGACGGATCCGCAGGCCGAGGCCGCGGACGGGGACGCTCCGGTCGCGGTGGACACCTCCGGCGACGACAGTGCGGATGCGGAGGCGTCTGCCGCGCAACAGGACGGCGACGGGCGTGAGGACGCGCCTGCGGGCCTCGGCGACGTCGAAGCGGGCGAGGATCCGCAGGCCGAGGCCGCGGACGGGGACGCTCCGGTCGCCGTGGACGCCTCCGGCGACGACAGTGCGGATGCCGATGGGCGCGAGGACGCGCCTGCGGGCGCCGACGACGCGGATGAGGACGTTCCGGTCGTCGAGGATGCCTCCGGCGACGACGGTGGGTCTGAGGACGCGTCTGACGCCGTGGAGCGGGACGCGCCTGCGGGTGCCGACGATGCGGACGCGGGCGAGCAAGCGGAGTCGCAGGCCGACGACGCGGACGCGGACGCTCCGGTCGCCGTGGACGCCTCCGGCGATGCCCGCGAGGCCGTCCCGGCAGCCACGCCGACTGGCGAGACCGGTGCTGACACCGAGGACGCCCCCGGGGACGGTGCGGCCGATTCGGCGGAGTCCGGCGACGTGGAGGACGACGTAGCGCCGTCCGCCAAGTACAAAGCCGGCGCTTCCGAGGAGACGGACGGCGACGCCGGTGTCGATGCCGAGGAAGGCCCCGGCGACAGGCCCCCCACGCCGACCGCCGACGAGCCGAGCGCCGACGAGCCCAAGGACAAGACCTCCGGTTCGCCGGAATCCGCCGCGGCGAAGGGCGAGGCCGCCAAGCCGGACGCGTCCCCCGACGCCGAGGCCAAGGCCGCGCCCACCGCGCCCGGATCTGCGGAAGCAAAGCCGTCCAAGCCCGCTGTCGATCAGCCCACCGCCGTCTTCAAGGC
It includes:
- a CDS encoding SDR family oxidoreductase; the encoded protein is MPLNGKTVIVSGVGAGLGHQIAATVVRDGGNAVLGARTEGNLAKSASEIDPDGSRSAYRATDITDEAQCDALAAVAIERFGRIDAVVHVAAWDSYFGGLADADFETWQGVIDVNLLGTLRMTRACLPALKERGGSIVIIGTQSAVAAPSQVWQAAYAASKGALTSAMYSLARELGPDRIRVNTVLPGWMWGPPVQAYVQFTAHTEGVPEDEVLGRLTERMALPELATDGDVAEAAAFLASDRARAITGQSLLVNAGELMR
- a CDS encoding DUF397 domain-containing protein; the protein is MAIIQGATDTWTKSSYSTGNGACVEVKSPVVQAIAVRDSKVPAGPSINFVPESWTAFVNEVGHGAFKLG
- a CDS encoding helix-turn-helix transcriptional regulator, with the translated sequence MASNVNPTVRRRRLGQELRRLRELKGMTAEEVAERLLVSQSKISRLENGRRSISQRDVRDLCGVYEVEDHRIVDSLMQMAKDSRQQGWWHAFGDIPYSVYIGLETDAASLRVYEPQVVPGLLQTRQYAEALIAGALPESGTTDVEKRVSVRVRRQERLNDAEHPLRLWVVIDEAALRRLVGDKQLMREQLEHLVELSQLPHVTVQVLPFEMGAHPGINGQYAILEFPDTSDSSVVYIEGVTSDLYLEKANDVQKYSVMYEHLRAQALNVDHTRQFIADIAKEYAH
- a CDS encoding GPP34 family phosphoprotein; its protein translation is MGRSRRTLPEELLLLALDPTTGTTAQPQSLDIGLAGAQLVELALAGRIAPDGDRIAVVMPRPTGDPTLDSALELLRRRGSPVRAVHWIGGPRLGLRQIYLSHLERCGMVHAVAGQMCGVLPTTRYQATDTAISRDIRARLDSAIRTGVPPDPRTAALAALAHAVGLGKHLYPGNEGRSSRSRLRDLIRHDPMGGLVAHAVMDVQNGAAAQPRRNPTAPAGSRQPTAAVSMQPRRGSMARVAAH